CCGAAGGGCTCGCCACACGCCGCCAGTTACGCGCTCTCGGCCTGCGGCCCGCAGGACAGGAGCCGATCATCCTGAGGTGCCGGCCGTGCGGGTACTGGCCGGGCCGCGTCTGCACGAGGCCCACCTACCTGTACCGAATCGACCGCGCCAAGCCCGTCCGGCCGATGACTCTCGCTCAGGAGCGGGCGCTGGACCGGGCGATGGAGGCACGCACCCGCTGCCCCAAGTGCAGGCGCCGGTATCACCACTGTCTGCCGCTGCGCACGCTCGGCAGCTGCCTGGAGTGCCATGACGGCACCCCCGCCGACCCCGCCACCTACATCACCCCGGCCCCCGGGCATGGCCTGGCGGCCTGACCAGCACCCACCACCTGAGCAACCGTGAGGAGCACCGCAACCCATGACCACTGCCACCTCTGCCCCGGTCACCGACACGGACAAGAACCTGGACAAGACCCTGGACGCCTCCTTGGCGACGGTCGCGGGAGAGATCGCCCGCACCGACGGCAAAGCGTCCTTACTACTGGCCTTCAACGGCGCCGCCCTCGCCGGACTCGCCTCGGTCGTCGACCGCCGGCTACCGATCGTCACGCAGGCCTGCGGCGCGGCCGCCGTCCTCGCCCTAGCCGCGGCCGCCGTGCTGCTGCTCCTGGTCGTCCGTCCTCGCCTGCACGGTGACGACCGCGCGTCATTCCCGTACTGGGCACGCCTGGACGACACCGCGATCCGCGCCTGCATGCAGGGCGACACCCGCGCTGCTCGCATCCGCGTGCTGTCCCGGATCGCCGTCAGCAAGTTCCGCCAGCTGCGGCGCGCGGTCGACCTGAGCCTGGCCGCCCTGGTCCTGCTCCTCCTGGCCGCCCTCGGCGCCCTGGTCTGAAGGTCCCCCGTCCTGCCCCGCACCGCATCGTCACCAGGCGCGGGCGGGGCCGGGCAGAGGACCGGCCAGCCCGGCCCGGCACCACCCGCCCCGCAGCCGCCTGTCCGGCGGCCCATCACGATCCGCCTCGACTACGGACAAGGAAGCCGCCCATGGCCACCCAGACCCAGCCCCAGGAACACACCGAAACCTTCGCCACGCTCAGCGACTTCTTCAGCGCGCACCTGGCCGCACTCATCGGAGAGGAAGCGCCGCGGAACACCACCCCGGCCGGCTTCATCGACCTGATCGAACGCGTCCGCGATGTCCTGGGCACCGCCAGCGCCGGCTACCTGCAGGACGCCCACGAGGACCTGGACGACGCCGGCACCTACCTCACCGACGCCCTGACCAGCACCGCAGGCGACCAGCGATCCCTTCTGGCCTGGGCGTGTACGCATTTACGGGATGCCATCGAAACAGCCCGCTGAACCGTGCATCGAGCGCACTTTGTTTCGCGGATGGGTGCCTGGCGATAGAGGGCCCCGGGACGGCCGCAGCATCGGCTAAGGCGCTCGACCGCCCCGAGCGCTCCCATTCCCCGTCACGAGATGGAAGCACCATCCAGCATGCCCGACCGCCTGGTCAGGGCGGAATCGAATGATCAAAGCAAGAGGCGCACCCCACCGCCTGGACAGCACAGGGTGCGCCTCTCTCATGCCCGCCCCGAGGGGCGAGAACAGGAGCCATCATGCCCGCCACAACAGTCTTACGTCCGCGGTCCCGCACATTGATCATCGCGGCCACCGTGCCGCTCGCGCTGGCCGCGCTGCTCGCCGACGACGTCCGCGTGCGCCGCCAGCTGGACGCCGCCCGCAAGGACCCGCTGACCGGACTGCCCGGCCGCGACGCCCTCACGGACCGCACCAAGCGTCTCGCCCGCACTCACCGCGAGCAGCTGCACGTCCTCATCGCCGACGCCGACGGCCTGAAGACCGTCAACGACAGCCTCGGGCACGCGGCCGGCGACGCCCTCATCGCCGCCATCGGACACCGCATCGGAGCATGGGCCGCCGCCCGCGGCGGGCTCGCCGCACGCCTCGGAGGCGACGAATTCGGCGCCGCTCTCCTGCTGCCGCCCACCGCAACGCTCCGGGAGACAGCGGCGCTGCGCGAGCAGCTGGAGCAGCCCGTCGACCACAACGGGCACATCCTGCGCCCGGCGGTGTCCATCGGCACGGCCCGCGCCGTCGACCTGCCCGACGCCGCCAGCGCTTCCCGTCTTCTGCGCGGTGCGGACATGGCCATGTACCGCGTCAAGACCGGCGAGCAGCCGCATGGCTACCTGGCGACGCGCCACGACGCCTACACGCCCACGGTCCACGGGCGCCGCCCGGGCCGCCCCGGCACCCACCTGCCCGTCAGATGAGCGCGCCCGCCCGGCGCCGCGGCAAGGCGCCGCTGTGGGAGGCGGGCCTCATCCCGGTTCCCGGCGGCCTCCTGGACTGGCGGGACGCCCGGCATTTCGACCGCTGGCAGGACCTGCCGTGCGTGCTCTGCGGTGCCCCCACGCCGATGCGCTCCCACTACGGCGAACCCGCGCACAAGGTCTGCGCTGAGGACTGGATCAGCGCGAACCCCACCGAGGCGCGCCTCGGCAGGTTCGCCTCCGACGCGAAGCCCAAACGCGTAAGCGACTACGACGACCACGCCTGAACTTCCCCTGCATTCATCACTCCGCAAGGAGGGCTCACCCATGAGCCGAACTGCCAAAGCCCCGGCCACGATCGAGGCCGACCCCCGGATCCTCTTCCCCCACACCGACGCCCCGCTGGCGTGCCGCACGAACCCGGACTGGTTCGCCCACGAGCACGGCCAGAACAGCAAGGACGACCTGGCCCGCATCGAGCGCGCCAAAACGGCCTGCAGCGGCTGCCCCATTGCCGCCGGATGCCTCAAGTGGGCGCTCGCCAACCGCGAGCTGACCTCCACCGGCATCTGGGCGGCGACCACCGCCCGGCAGCGCACCGGTCTGCGTCAGCGGCTCCAGCTGCGCCACGGGCTCGACTGGGTCGGCGTCGTCGCCCAGGCCGACCGCGAACGCGCCCGCCACAGCGAGGCCCGCCCGCCGGCCCCCGACCCGGTCCAGCTCGCCAGCCCCATGTGGTCCAGCAGCTACGAGCCCTGGACCAAGCCGGTCACCACCGACCAACAGCAGCGCAACCGCGAGCTCCTGGACCTCGCGCAGCGCACTATCCGCACCCCTCGCCCCACCGAGACCCTGGCGGAGGTCAGCTGATGGACACCACCCACGTCGCCGTCGATGGCTGGGTCGACGCCATCCCCGCCCCCGGCCCGCGCGGCACCGCGACGTTCGACCTGATCGTCCGCCCCGCCGACGCGGACACCACCGCCACCGACACCCCTGACACGGTCGTCTCCTGTACCAGCGGAGCCCCTCAGATCACCCACGCGTTGCTGACCGACATACAGCCCGGCGACCTGCTCCGTGTCAGCGGCAACCTGGTCCAACCCCTGGCGCCCGGCGCGGCCGCCCGGCTCACCGTCCACGGCCTGGAGGTCCTGGACACCGGGCTCATCCCGGTACTGCGCGACATGGTGCTGGACCGGTACGGCGACTACTGCGTCATCTTCGACGCCGACCGCGACCAGGTCCCCGTCTTCACCGCGCTCGGTCAGTGGGTCGGCATGGCTGACAACCCCGACGCCATTGCCACCCTGATCGACATCCACGAGCGCGTGAACGGCGGTGACGCCTGATGCCCACGACCACTCCGCAGGCCCGCACCGTCTTGGAGTGGTTCCCCGCCGGGGGCCTTCGCGGCTCCTGGTCGGCGGAAGAGTATGCCGCCGACCAGCGCGTCCAAGGCACGGACGCTCAGGTCGTGATGGACCTGGGCAGCGACCAGTTCCTCGTGGTCACCGACACCACCGAGTAGCACCGCACACCCCGAGCGCCGCGCCCACCCTCACATGGGCGCGGCGCTCCCTTGGAGTGGAGTGCCAGTTACGTCAGCGGTCGTTCCTCCGCGTCTTCCGGAGGTGTCGCCCGGGCCGGGGCCGGTAGCGGCGGGGCTTCGGTATGCCGGGCGAGGCGGCGTTGCAGGTCGATGTGGCGGAACTGGTAGACGGGTCCGACCTGCCGCAGAACGCCCCGCACCTGGTGGGCGTCGGCGAGGAAGGCCATGAGGTGGCGTGGCAGGGCCCCCCGGTGCCGGGCAGCCAGGTACAGGCGGCTGAGGGTGAAGTCGCCCCAGGCAGTGCGGTGGAGGGCGGCGGCGAGCCCGAGGACCAGTCCGCTCCAGGAACCGAAGCCGCAGCCGAGCACGGCCTCGTAGGTCAGGTCGACGTCGTAGCCTTGCAGGCCAGCGTTCACGTACGCCACCAGGAAGTTCAGCATGAGTCCGGCCAGAAGGCCGATGAGAACGCCGGTGCGCAGAAATCCCCAGAAGGTCTTGCGGTCCTGATGGAGCAGGGCCGGGGGGCTCGTCACCGAGCCGAGATCGGCTGGAGCGGCGTTCCACGCGGTGGTCAGCCAGCAGACA
This sequence is a window from Streptomyces sp. NBC_00271. Protein-coding genes within it:
- a CDS encoding Pycsar system effector family protein, with product MTTATSAPVTDTDKNLDKTLDASLATVAGEIARTDGKASLLLAFNGAALAGLASVVDRRLPIVTQACGAAAVLALAAAAVLLLLVVRPRLHGDDRASFPYWARLDDTAIRACMQGDTRAARIRVLSRIAVSKFRQLRRAVDLSLAALVLLLLAALGALV
- a CDS encoding GGDEF domain-containing protein, with amino-acid sequence MPATTVLRPRSRTLIIAATVPLALAALLADDVRVRRQLDAARKDPLTGLPGRDALTDRTKRLARTHREQLHVLIADADGLKTVNDSLGHAAGDALIAAIGHRIGAWAAARGGLAARLGGDEFGAALLLPPTATLRETAALREQLEQPVDHNGHILRPAVSIGTARAVDLPDAASASRLLRGADMAMYRVKTGEQPHGYLATRHDAYTPTVHGRRPGRPGTHLPVR
- a CDS encoding RRQRL motif-containing zinc-binding protein is translated as EGLATRRQLRALGLRPAGQEPIILRCRPCGYWPGRVCTRPTYLYRIDRAKPVRPMTLAQERALDRAMEARTRCPKCRRRYHHCLPLRTLGSCLECHDGTPADPATYITPAPGHGLAA
- a CDS encoding WhiB family transcriptional regulator gives rise to the protein MSRTAKAPATIEADPRILFPHTDAPLACRTNPDWFAHEHGQNSKDDLARIERAKTACSGCPIAAGCLKWALANRELTSTGIWAATTARQRTGLRQRLQLRHGLDWVGVVAQADRERARHSEARPPAPDPVQLASPMWSSSYEPWTKPVTTDQQQRNRELLDLAQRTIRTPRPTETLAEVS